Proteins from one Pristis pectinata isolate sPriPec2 chromosome 34, sPriPec2.1.pri, whole genome shotgun sequence genomic window:
- the LOC127585841 gene encoding uncharacterized protein LOC127585841: protein MSLRGNERIGVYGVDLFTFTLLVPMAVATLRVHQNRVNGSVGHSVLLPASYTISEPQGYLRIKWTRAGKRIVEYRCISEQNSNPKECSHIMSFSDHYEHRIVLYPGNASLLLKDLKINDSGIYELSISQSRGTEKGSFKLAVQTDTANETDHGDIKDKKQIPGVKDKVRYVTLGIILFFLCFTIKTQRDSNPAQEQSKEGNVYQNDQSPTASNPMVLYSDINSSESAGITGKTDE, encoded by the exons ATGTCACTGAGAGGAAATGAGAGGATTGGAGTGTATGGTGTCGATCTTTTCACTTTTACTCTACTTGTTCCAATGG CCGTTGCAACACTGAGAGTGCATCAGAACCGTGTGAATGGATCCGTTGGCCACTCTGTGCTCCTACCCGCCTCTTACACAATCTCAGAGCCACAAGGGTATCTGCGAATCAAATGGACCAGAGCCGGGAAAAGAATTGTGGAATACAGATGCATATCAGAGCAAAATAGCAACCCAAAGGAATGCAGCCACATCATGTCTTTTTCTGATCACTATGAGCACCGGATTGTTCTTTACCCGGGCAATGCTTCGCTGCTGCTGAAAGATTTGAAGATTAACGACAGTGGCATTTATGAATTATCCATTAGCCAGTCAAGAGGAACAGAAAAGGGAAGCTTTAAATTGGCTGTCCAGACTGACACTGCTAATGAAACCGACCACGGGGATATAAAGG ACAAGAAACAGATACcaggagtcaaagacaaagttcGATATGTTACCCTtggtattattttgtttttcttgtgtttCACCATAAAAACACAAAGAG ATTCTAACCCAGCTCAAGAACAATCAAAAGAGGGAAATGTTTATCAGAATGATCAG AGTCCAACAGCAAGCAATCCCATGGTATTATACTCTGACATCAACTCATCAGAATCTGCAGGAATTACTGGAAAGACGGACGAATGA